In Miscanthus floridulus cultivar M001 chromosome 5, ASM1932011v1, whole genome shotgun sequence, one genomic interval encodes:
- the LOC136450537 gene encoding wall-associated receptor kinase 1-like isoform X2: protein MPTMLILHPYLLLLLVALTAFSSTPESESTSGCPDSCGGIAIQYPFGIGAGCFRKGFELICDHSLDRPVLAGTTKPVPLNHLSIRTAEARVMLPVAWQCFNSSDLVYAWSDGDVQFNREEVYRISNGSNQLVVVGCNTLGYTESQRSEGNDYDYGYYTGCMSYCNNSKSAMNGACAGVGCCRLDIPPGLTDNRMNFEVYTHKKRLGFSPCDYAFLVDRDNYTFHTADLKMETNTMMPVWLDWAIRDNMTCDDAKRRAESYACVSANSECRDSSNGFGYVCTCSMGYEGNPYIANGCTGAIGGFFIIAVAVFASLLAKEKRKMKDYFRKNGGPIIEEVNKIKLFKKKELEQTLKSSNRIGQGGFGEVYKGYLRDETQPVAVKKPKIDVKLAGQFVNEVIIQSRVLHKNIVKLIGCCLEVDVPILVYEYVPNGSLDRILHDSNRVPLNLDLRLQIAAQSAKGLAYMHSEITTPILHGDVKPANILLDEDFVPKISDFGTSRMITVDENYASTIIGNWGYMDPEYVLTGLYTSKSDVYSFGVVLLELFTRKKALDPDNNSILGNSLDTYSKKKRVIELVDPEVAAIGNTGVFHSLAEIIVQSLSTDIDQRPEMADVAERLQYLLK, encoded by the exons ATGCCGACAATGTTAATCTTGCATCCATATTTACTGCTACTGCTAGTGGCATTAACAGCTTTCAGTTCTACTCCTGAGTCTGAGAGCACCTCTGGATGCCCAGACAGCTGTGGAGGCATAGCCATCCAATATCCATTCGGCATTGGTGCGGGCTGCTTCCGTAAGGGCTTCGAGCTCATCTGTGACCACAGTCTGGACAGGCCGGTGCTTGCTGGCACCACGAAACCCGTTCCACTCAACCACCTCTCCATCAGGACGGCAGAGGCCCGTGTGATGCTGCCTGTCGCGTGGCAGTGCTTCAACTCTTCGGACTTGGTGTATGCCTGGAGCGACGGCGATGTGCAGTTCAACCGTGAAGAGGTGTACCGTATCTCCAACGGCAGCAACCAGCTTGTTGTCGTAGGCTGCAACACCCTGGGTTACACTGAGAGCCAGCGGAGTGAGGGCAATGACTACGACTATGGATACTACACTGGCTGCATGTCTTACTGCAACAACTCAAAAAGCGCGATGAATGGCGCCTGTGCTGGCGTCGGCTGTTGTCGTCTCGACATCCCACCGGGCCTCACCGACAACAGGATGAACTTCGAGGTGTACACCCACAAAAAAAGGCTGGGCTTCAGCCCCTGCGACTATGCCTTCCTGGTGGACAGGGACAACTACACGTTCCACACAGCTGACCTGAAGATGGAAACCAACACCATGATGCCTGTGTGGCTGGATTGGGCCATCCGTGACAACATGACGTGTGACGACGCAAAGAGGAGGGCAGAGAGCTATGCTTGTGTGAGCGCCAACAGTGAGTGTCGTGACTCCTCCAATGGGTTTGGGTATGTCTGCACCTGCAGCATGGGCTACGAAGGCAACCCCTATATTGCAAACGGTTGCACCG GTGCAATAGGTGGATTTTTTATCATAGCAGTTGCAGTGTTTGCCAGTCTTCttgccaaagagaaaagaaagatgaaagattATTTTAGAAAGAATGGGGGTCCTATAATAGAAGAAGTTAACAAGATTAAGCTCTTCAAGAAGAAGGAGCTGGAGCAAACACTTAAAAGTAGTAATCGTATTGGGCAAGGTGGCTTCGGTGAGGTTTACAAGGGATATCTTAGAGATGAAACTCAGCCAGTAGCTGTCAAGAAGCCCAAGATTGATGTTAAATTAGCAGGCCAATTTGTAAACGAAGTTATTATTCAATCTCGAGTCTTGCACAAGAACATTGTTAAGCTCATAGGGTGTTGCCTAGAAGTTGATGTTCCAATTTTGGTTTATGAGTATGTGCCCAATGGTAGCCTCGACAGAATTCTGCATGACAGCAACAGGGTGCCTCTCAACTTGGATCTACGTCTACAAATTGCTGCACAATCGGCAAAAGGTCTAGCTTACATGCATTCAGAAATCACTACACCAATTCTTCATGGCGATGTTAAACCAGCTAATATACTTTTAGATGAGGACTTTGTGCCAAAGATCTCCGACTTCGGTACATCTAGGATGATTACCGTTGATGAAAATTACGCCAGCACTATCATTGGTAACTGGGGCTACATGGATCCAGAATATGTGCTGACAGGCCTATACACTAGTAAAAGTGACGTCTACAGTTTTGGAGTTGTGCTCTTAGAGCTCTTTACTAGGAAGAAGGCCTTAGATCCTGATAACAACAGCATACTGGGGAATTCCCTTGATACTTACTCAAAGAAGAAGAGAGTGATTGAGCTTGTTGACCCAGAAGTAGCAGCGATTGGAAACACTGGGGTTTTTCATAGTTTGGCAGAAATTATTGTTCAAAGTCTTAGTACTGATATCGATCAAAGGCCTGAGATGGCAGATGTAGCAGAGCGTCTTCAGTACCTGCTGAAGTGA
- the LOC136453201 gene encoding external alternative NAD(P)H-ubiquinone oxidoreductase B3, mitochondrial-like, translating to MASNGLSLVRRAAEAVRRTPRWKKGLVFFAVGASTLTYACQDNRVLQICDGTGNKKKVVILGTGWAGASFLRNIDTSLYDVHVVSPRNYFTFTPLLPSVTCGTVEARSIVEPIRNIVGKRNGAFQFWEAECFKIDPTNKKVHCRSDVMMNINGNGEFVVDYDYLIVSVGARPNTFNTPGVTENCHFLKEVEDAQKIRKSVMKCFERAALPNLSEEERKNNLHFVVIGGGPTGVEFAAELHDFVNEDLAKLYPDVKKYVNISVIEAGGHILTMFDKRITQFAEEKFKRDGIDLKTNFKVVKVSDKDITMTNPATGEVAVPYGMAVWSTGIGTRPIIMDFMKQLGQGNRRVLATDEWLRVQGCEDVYALGDCATIAQRKVMEDVAAIFRVADKDNSGTLTVKKIKDVLGDIYERYPQVELYLKSNQMKGFHDLLKDSDGSSKELKELDIEQFKKALAQVDSQVKMLPATAQVAAQEGSYLADCFNRMKTCEEYPEGPIRIRGAGRHRFKPFRYRHLGQFAPLGGEQTAYQLPGDWVHVGHSTQWLWYSVYASKQFSWRTRMLVVSDWGRRFIFGRDSSSI from the exons ATGGCGAGCAACGGCTTGTCGCTGGTGCGCCGAGCCGCCGAGGCGGTGCGCCGCACGCCGCGATGGAAGAAGGGGCTCGTCTTCTTCGCCGTCGG aGCTAGCACCTTAACTTATGCTTGTCAAGATAACCGGGTTCTTCAAATTTGTGATGGGACTGGAAACAAGAAGAAGGTGGTTATCCTTGGAACTGGATGGGCAGGTGCAAGTTTCTTGAGAAATATCGACACATCTTTATATGATGTCCATGTGGTATCACCTCGCAATTACTTCACCTTCACTCCTTTGTTGCCAAGTGTGACATGTGGCACAGTTGAAGCACGTAGTATCGTGGAACCAATTCGCAATATCGTGGGAAAG AGAAATGGTGCATTCCAATTTTGGGAGGCTGAGTGCTTCAAGATTGATCCAACAAACAAAAAAGTCCACTGCAGATCAGATGTTATGATGAACATTAATGGAAACGGTGAATTTGTTGTGGATTATGATTACCTGATTGTCAGTGTTGGGGCTAGACCTAATACTTtcaacacccctggtgttactgAGAATTGCCATTTCCTAAAG GAAGTAGAAGATGCTCAAAAGATCAGGAAGAGTGTCATGAAATGTTTTGAAAGAGCTGCCCTTCCAAACCTTTCTGAGGAAGAGAGAAAGAACAACCTTCATTTCGTTGTTATTGGTGGTGGCCCAACAGGGGTTGAATTTGCTGCAGAGTTGCACGACTTTGTGAATGAAGACTTGGCAAAGTTGTATCCTGATGTAAAGAAGTATGTAAACATTTCAGTAATTGAAGCAGGAGGTCATATCCTTACAAT GTTTGACAAAAGAATCACTCAATTTGCTGAAGAGAAGTTCAAGAGGGATGGCATAGATTTGAAGACAAATTTTAAGGTCGTGAAGGTGTCTGATAAGGATATTACCATGACCAATCCTGCTACAGGAGAGGTCGCTGTTCCTTATGGGATGGCAGTTTGGTCAACTGGAATTGGAACCCGTCCCATCATTATGGATTTCATGAAGCAACTTGGTCAG GGGAATCGGCGTGTTCTAGCTACTGATGAGTGGCTTAGGGTTCAAGGGTGTGAGGATGTATATGCTCTTGGTGATTGCGCAACAATTGCTCAAAGAAAAGTTATG GAAGATGTTGCTGCCATATTCCGAGTAGCAGACAAGGATAACTCTGGCACTTTAACTGTGAAGAAAATAAAAGATGTTCTTGGAGACATCTATGAGAGATACCCACAAGTGGAATTGTATCTTAAATCCAACCAAATGAAGGGCTTCCACGATCTACTTAAAGACTCGGATGGTAGCTCCAAGGAGTTGAAAGAACTGGATATCGAACAGTTCAAAAAGGCCCTAGCTCAAGTGGACTCTCAAGTCAAGATGCTCCCAGCAACAGCTCAG GTTGCCGCACAAGAGGGAAGTTACCTAGCAGACTGCTTCAACAGAATGAAGACGTGTGAAGAATATCCTGAGGGTCCTATAAGGATCAGAGGTGCAGGGCGCCATCGGTTCAAACCTTTCAG GTACAGGCATCTTGGGCAATTCGCTCCACTGGGTGGGGAGCAAACTGCTTATCAATTGCCTGGTGACTGGGTACATGTTGGACACAGCACCCAATGGCTGTGGTATTCTGTCTATGCAAG CAAACAATTCAGTTGGCGCACAAGGATGCTGGTCGTATCAGATTGGGGGAGGCGGTTCATCTTTGGAAGGGACTCAAGTAgcatataa
- the LOC136450538 gene encoding probable 1-acyl-sn-glycerol-3-phosphate acyltransferase 5 codes for MNGSSGSQGHHISGEKKQVHHVSRPILNNGPKHRPLTPMRRCRGVACVAIILSTAFLLIVYLAPITTFVVRLFSVHYSRKATSFLFGMWLSLWPFLFEKINKTKVVFSGENVPPKRRVLLFANHRTEVDWMYLWDLALRKGHLGYIKYILKSSLMKLPIFSWAFHIFEFIPVERKWEIDEAIIQNKLSKFKNPSDPIWLAVFPEGTDYTEKKCIKSQEYASEHGWPKLEHVLLPKTKGFICCLQELRSSLDEVYDVTIAYKHRLPDFLDNVYGVDPSEVHIHIRTVQLHQIPTSEEKITEWMIERFRQKDQLLSDFFVNGHFPAEGTEGDLSTLKCLANFLTVVGLTVICLYLTLFSSVWFKVYVVASCAYLSFVTYYSVLPPQLIGSPEGDVKATKAV; via the exons ATGAATGGTTCAAGTGGTTCCCAAGGGCATCATATCAGTGGAGAGAAgaagcaagtgcatcatgttaGCCGACCCATTCTTAACAATGGACCAAAGCACCGTCCATTGACCCCCATGAGGCGATGCCGTGGTGTAGCATGTGTAGCGATTATACTGTCAACAGCATTCCTATTGATAGTTTACTTGGCTCCTATTACTACCTTTGTTGTGCGGCTGTTCAGTGTGCATTACAGCCGAAAGGCGACTTCCTTTCTATTTGGAATGTGGTTATCTTTATGGCCATTCTTGTTTGAGAAGATAAACAAAACCAAGGTTGTCTTTTCTGGTGAAAACGTGCCTCCAAAAAGGCGTGTTTTGTTATTTGCTAACCACAGGACCGAGGTTGACTGGATGTACTTGTGGGATCTTGCACTGAGGAAAGGCCATTTAGGATATATCAAGTACATACTTAAGAGCAGCTTGATGAAGTTGCCTATTTTTAGCTGGGCATTTCACATTTTTGAGTTTATCCCGGTAGAACGGAAATGGGAGATTGATGAAGCAATTATCCAGAACAAATTATCAAAATTTAAGAACCCCAGTGATCCTATCTGGTTGGCAGTTTTTCCTGAAGGCACGGATTATAC TGAGAAGAAATGCATCAAGAGTCAAGAGTATGCTTCAGAACATGGTTGGCCTAAGTTAGAACATGTCCTCCTTCCAAAGACAAAGGGGTTCATATGTTGTTTGCAAGAGCTGAGGAGTTCTTTAGATGAAG TTTATGATGTCACAATAGCATACAAGCATCGACTGCCAGATTTTCTGGACAATGTTTATGGCGTTGATCCTTCTGAAGTCCACATCCACATCAGAACGGTTCAGCTCCATCAGATCCCCACATCAGAAGAGAAGATAACAGAATGGATGATCGAGAGGTTTAGGCAGAAGGACCAGCTCCTGTCAGATTTTTTCGTGAACGGTCACTTTCCTGCTGAAGGAACGGAAGGAGATCTATCGACGCTGAAGTGCCTGGCAAACTTTTTAACAGTAGTAGGCTTGACGGTCATCTGCCTGTACCTGACGCTTTTCTCATCTGTGTGGTTCAAGGTCTATGTTGTAGCAAGCTGCGCTTACCTCTCATTTGTTACCTATTACTCGGTACTACCACCCCAACTGATAGGTTCACCGGAGGGTGATGTCAAGGCCACAAAGGCTGTGTAG
- the LOC136450537 gene encoding wall-associated receptor kinase 2-like isoform X1, with the protein MPTMLILHPYLLLLLVALTAFSSTPESESTSGCPDSCGGIAIQYPFGIGAGCFRKGFELICDHSLDRPVLAGTTKPVPLNHLSIRTAEARVMLPVAWQCFNSSDLVYAWSDGDVQFNREEVYRISNGSNQLVVVGCNTLGYTESQRSEGNDYDYGYYTGCMSYCNNSKSAMNGACAGVGCCRLDIPPGLTDNRMNFEVYTHKKRLGFSPCDYAFLVDRDNYTFHTADLKMETNTMMPVWLDWAIRDNMTCDDAKRRAESYACVSANSECRDSSNGFGYVCTCSMGYEGNPYIANGCTDINECESHEYPCKGVCRNTLGSYECKCPSGSYSADPFNDPCNPNFPLAAKITIGAIGGFFIIAVAVFASLLAKEKRKMKDYFRKNGGPIIEEVNKIKLFKKKELEQTLKSSNRIGQGGFGEVYKGYLRDETQPVAVKKPKIDVKLAGQFVNEVIIQSRVLHKNIVKLIGCCLEVDVPILVYEYVPNGSLDRILHDSNRVPLNLDLRLQIAAQSAKGLAYMHSEITTPILHGDVKPANILLDEDFVPKISDFGTSRMITVDENYASTIIGNWGYMDPEYVLTGLYTSKSDVYSFGVVLLELFTRKKALDPDNNSILGNSLDTYSKKKRVIELVDPEVAAIGNTGVFHSLAEIIVQSLSTDIDQRPEMADVAERLQYLLK; encoded by the exons ATGCCGACAATGTTAATCTTGCATCCATATTTACTGCTACTGCTAGTGGCATTAACAGCTTTCAGTTCTACTCCTGAGTCTGAGAGCACCTCTGGATGCCCAGACAGCTGTGGAGGCATAGCCATCCAATATCCATTCGGCATTGGTGCGGGCTGCTTCCGTAAGGGCTTCGAGCTCATCTGTGACCACAGTCTGGACAGGCCGGTGCTTGCTGGCACCACGAAACCCGTTCCACTCAACCACCTCTCCATCAGGACGGCAGAGGCCCGTGTGATGCTGCCTGTCGCGTGGCAGTGCTTCAACTCTTCGGACTTGGTGTATGCCTGGAGCGACGGCGATGTGCAGTTCAACCGTGAAGAGGTGTACCGTATCTCCAACGGCAGCAACCAGCTTGTTGTCGTAGGCTGCAACACCCTGGGTTACACTGAGAGCCAGCGGAGTGAGGGCAATGACTACGACTATGGATACTACACTGGCTGCATGTCTTACTGCAACAACTCAAAAAGCGCGATGAATGGCGCCTGTGCTGGCGTCGGCTGTTGTCGTCTCGACATCCCACCGGGCCTCACCGACAACAGGATGAACTTCGAGGTGTACACCCACAAAAAAAGGCTGGGCTTCAGCCCCTGCGACTATGCCTTCCTGGTGGACAGGGACAACTACACGTTCCACACAGCTGACCTGAAGATGGAAACCAACACCATGATGCCTGTGTGGCTGGATTGGGCCATCCGTGACAACATGACGTGTGACGACGCAAAGAGGAGGGCAGAGAGCTATGCTTGTGTGAGCGCCAACAGTGAGTGTCGTGACTCCTCCAATGGGTTTGGGTATGTCTGCACCTGCAGCATGGGCTACGAAGGCAACCCCTATATTGCAAACGGTTGCACCG ATATCAATGAGTGTGAAAGTCATGAGTATCCATGCAAAGGTGTTTGCCGGAATACACTGGGTTCCTACGAATGCAAATGCCCCAGTGGTTCCTACAGTGCTGATCCGTTTAATGATCCTTGCAACCCCAATTTTCCGCTTGCAGCAAAAATCACCATCG GTGCAATAGGTGGATTTTTTATCATAGCAGTTGCAGTGTTTGCCAGTCTTCttgccaaagagaaaagaaagatgaaagattATTTTAGAAAGAATGGGGGTCCTATAATAGAAGAAGTTAACAAGATTAAGCTCTTCAAGAAGAAGGAGCTGGAGCAAACACTTAAAAGTAGTAATCGTATTGGGCAAGGTGGCTTCGGTGAGGTTTACAAGGGATATCTTAGAGATGAAACTCAGCCAGTAGCTGTCAAGAAGCCCAAGATTGATGTTAAATTAGCAGGCCAATTTGTAAACGAAGTTATTATTCAATCTCGAGTCTTGCACAAGAACATTGTTAAGCTCATAGGGTGTTGCCTAGAAGTTGATGTTCCAATTTTGGTTTATGAGTATGTGCCCAATGGTAGCCTCGACAGAATTCTGCATGACAGCAACAGGGTGCCTCTCAACTTGGATCTACGTCTACAAATTGCTGCACAATCGGCAAAAGGTCTAGCTTACATGCATTCAGAAATCACTACACCAATTCTTCATGGCGATGTTAAACCAGCTAATATACTTTTAGATGAGGACTTTGTGCCAAAGATCTCCGACTTCGGTACATCTAGGATGATTACCGTTGATGAAAATTACGCCAGCACTATCATTGGTAACTGGGGCTACATGGATCCAGAATATGTGCTGACAGGCCTATACACTAGTAAAAGTGACGTCTACAGTTTTGGAGTTGTGCTCTTAGAGCTCTTTACTAGGAAGAAGGCCTTAGATCCTGATAACAACAGCATACTGGGGAATTCCCTTGATACTTACTCAAAGAAGAAGAGAGTGATTGAGCTTGTTGACCCAGAAGTAGCAGCGATTGGAAACACTGGGGTTTTTCATAGTTTGGCAGAAATTATTGTTCAAAGTCTTAGTACTGATATCGATCAAAGGCCTGAGATGGCAGATGTAGCAGAGCGTCTTCAGTACCTGCTGAAGTGA